ATGAAGAAATTATTAAAGGAATTACTTATAACCCAAAATAACTTGGATGCAGAGAAAGTTTTACGTCTTCCGTCGTATGATATTGCGCAAGAAGTAAAACAGTTTTCAATTGAAGATCAAGTCATATTGCTAAATACGATACCTGTATTAAAAAGCTCTAAAATTCTTCAATATATGAGTGTAGAAGAAAAATATAATATTTTAATTCACTTATCTGAAAATAAAGCTAAAAAGTTACTAAATTTACAACCGATTGATGAATTAGTAGATATACTGCTAGCGGTTCATCCGGAAAAACAGGCTAAATTAATGGCGTATCTAGATAAAATCACAAAACATAACGTAAAAAAATTGATGACTTTCAAACCTGAAACGGCAGGAAGTCTTGTAACAAGTGATTTTGTTGCAGTTAGAGGAAATTGGTCAGTAAAAATGACATTGAAGTACATTAGGGACCATTCTAAAAATGTAGAATCAATATCTTATAGTTATGTTCTTGATAATCACGGTTATCTTAAGGGAATCGTTTCCATACATGAGTTGTTACTAGCACCAGATGAAGAGATATTATCTACTATTATGATTCAAGAGGTAATTTCAGTACACGCTGAAATTGATCAGCAAGAAGTTGTAAAAAAGCTACTGAATTATAATTTAGCAGCAATACCTGTCACAACAGCAAATAATAAAATGATTGGTATTATAACATTTGATGACGTAATGAATGTTATGGAAGCAGAAGCTACAGAAGATATTCAAAAGTTAGGCGGAAGTGAACCATTGAATCAATCTTACTTTGAAGCTAGCATTTGGAGCATTTTCTTAAAACGTCTACCATGGTTATTACTTCTTTTTGTTGCTGAGGCATATACAGGTACAGTATTAAAGTATTTTGAAGACGAAATTGAAACTGTAGTTGCCCTTGCTTTCTTTGTTCCATTATTAGTAGGTACTGGAGGGAATACAGGAACACAGGTTGTAGCAACAATTACTCGTGCAATTGGTATTGGAGAGGTGAAATTTAAAGACATTTTCCGTGTAATGAAAAAGGAATTTGCAATTGGTATGCTTCTTGGACTTGCACTTGCGGTAGCTGGACTCACTCGTGCTTATATGTTAGGTGTTGGAACAGAAGTTGCACAAGTTGTAGCAATAACTTTATTATTTATTGTTATTTGGGCTTCTCTTGTAGCAGCTGTTTTACCTTTAATTCTAAGAAAATTAAAACTAGATCCTGCAGTTGTTTCAGGTCCATTTATTACAACATTTGTTGACGGAACAGGATTAGTAATTTATTTCATGGTTGCAAAAACGTTATTAAATTTATAAATATATACTGAAAAAACGAAATTCGGAATAAGTATTTTGCCTTAATTGCTAAAATATAGTGGGGAATTCAGGCATGAGGAAATCAAACACTTTTGTCTTTAGATAAATAATATTTTAATGGATTTATTGAATGTAATGAATGCTGGAGGATAAAACTATGAAACATCTAAGAAAAATCTTCAAACGAATTTTGCTTCTATTTTCTATTTTCATGCTTATTGGCATAGGAATATTATTTGGTACTAGCTATGGCCGAGAGCTTCGTATAACAATCGCTGGGAGTATACTAACTTCTCAGCATCCACAATATGCGAAATATACATTCCTATCCCAAAAGGAACTAGATAAACTGCAAGATAGAATTAATCATCCGAAATGGTCAAACAGTGATGAGCATATTTATAAAAAAATAGCAGGAAAAAGATTAGAAGAATTAAAAAATCAGCCATTAGAAATTGATGTAGAAACAATTAAAAGCAATAAAGATAGTCGTTTTCTTTTTGAAGGAAGGTTAGTTACCATTAGCAATCCCTTCAATGTTAAACTTGTTAGCCATCAAGGAACACAGGGCGCTAACAGGGGAGAAAAAATTAGTGTAATGGCAAAACGTAATCATGCACTTGTTGCTGTGAATGCAAGTGGATTTGCTGATGAAACAGGAAGGGGTGGAGGAAATGTTGCAACTGGTATTGTAATAGAAAATGGGAAAGCTATTGATACAAATATAGATAAAAATACCCCTACAATCATTTCGGGTTTAACAAAGTTTGGACAAATGATAACAGGAAATTATTCTACCCAACAACTTTTGGATAAACAAGTCGTTTCCGCAGCAGGATTTATGCCACAGTTAATTGTAAATGGAGAAAAAATGATTACAGAAGGAGACGGTGGTTGGGGTTCTGCTCCGCGAAGTATTATGGCCCAAAAAGAAGATGGTACAATTATGTTTCTAGTCATTGACGGTAGACAGACGCATAGTATAGGGGCTACGTTAAAAGAGTGTCAAGATATTCTATATGAAAAAGGAGCAGTAAATGCAATGGCTATGGATGGAGGTTCTTCTGCTACGCTATATTTAGAGGGAAAGGTTATAAATTCGCCTTCCACATTATCTCATGAAGATCGTTATTTACCGAATGCTTGGGTGGTAACAGCAAATTCTAAGCAAAAAATACAGATGACAATAGATGGGGAAAAGGTAAATCCTAAAACATTAGATAATATAGGTACAAATATTTAAACCCATGTATGAGCTACTTATATAAATAAAAAATTTTTTTAAAACCGTAGAATGTATTAAATCATAAAATCCGTGAAATGAAATCAATATACAAAAAGGAGAAATGACCTTAGACGAAGTGACTGCGTTCATTTTAGGAAAATAATATATAAAGAAAATCACCTTTGCTTACGTAAGGGGGATTTTTCTTTATATAAAGGAATTTTTTGCAATTTCTTCTAACGATACTTTAACGTATTATTATCATTTATTTAACGTTATTTATGCTAGTAGTACTGGTAGTTATAAGATAAAAATGAACAATTTTGCCTAAGCTAAATCTCTCTTATACATAAGTCAAGTGTAAGAACGCGGAAATTCAAAGTTATGTAAATATTATACATTTTTGTAAAAGACATTCATTGACACTCGTGTATACAAGTAACTATAATCGTTACATCAAATTGAATGCATGTTAATACAATTTCATCAATATTACAAACATGTAAATATAAAAATAGAAATTTTAATTTGGTAAATACAGATAGAATGGTAGAGGTGTATATTTTTATGAAACATAAATTAATTGCAACAAGTATTCTTGCAGGAGCGATATTATCTTATTCTTCTAATACTTTAGCAGATACTCACAAATTTCCTGATGTTCCAAATTGGGCAGAGCAATCTGTAAACTATTTAGTGGATAAACAAGTCTTAATTGGTTATCCAGATGGAACTTTTGGTTCACATGATTCATTAGACAGAGCTTCCGCCACGAAAATTATGACAAAAGTATTAGGTATTCAAATTGACTTTAATGCAAAACCATCCTTTACAGATTCACAAAACCATTGGGCCACCCCTTATATTGCCGCTGCTGAAAAAGCTGGCATTGTTAAAGGAGAAGGGAATGGCATTTTTAATCCATCCGGTAAAGTAACTCGCGCTGCCATGGCAACGATGCTAGTAAATGCTTATAACTTAAAAAGTACAACAGATCATAACAATCAGAGTATATTTCGAGATTTAAAAGGGCATTGGGGGGAAAAGTATGCCAATATTTTAATTGATTTAAAAATTTCCAATGGCACTGATAACGGCTGGCAACCAAATAGATTTATAACGCGTGCTGAGGCTGCTCAACTTACAGCAAAAACAGATATGTTGCAACTAAATCAAAAAGATGTGTTAGAAGAAAAAGAGATTATTACTGCTACCTCATATGAAGATTTAAATTTAACAGTAGCTTCGAAAATTACAGCCCAAGAGATTGATAGTTTTATTGCAAAATATCATTCAGATAGTCCCTTAGTTGGACATGGGCAAGATTTTATAAATGCGCAAAATAAATATGGCGTCAATGCTCATTATTTAGCGGCGCATGCAATTTTAGAATCTGGATACGGAAAATCAGAAATTGCATATCAAAAACATAATCTATTCGGATTACGTGCTTATGATGGAGACCCGTTTAAATATGCAAAATATTTGCCAACCTACGGTGACAGTATCGCTTATAACGCTAATTATGTACGAGAAAGATATTTGGAAGAAAGTGGTATGTATTATAACGGGCCAACGTTAGCTGGTATGAATGTGAAATACGCATCAGATAAAGGCTGGGCTAAAAAAATTGCAGGGATTATGGAACGTATTAAACCGTTTCATGCAGAAGACTATACATATGCAAAAAAAATAGCAAAGAATCCTGAAACATTAGATGTCGACGCGTTATCAAATGAAATTCCATATAAAATGTATGCAGATGGTTCAAGTTCAAATGTTGTATCACCAGCTGATTACTACCAAGTACCTTATCCATTTAATTTGAAAATTAAAAGTAGATCAGATGTAGCAGTGGAGGAAAATAAGGTTGGTACATTAACTTCTGGAACAAACATCTTTATTTATCGTGAAGATCCAAATGGATGGGTGGAATTTTCTTTTGAAGCTAATGGAAAAAAATACTGGACATTAAAAAGTGAATTAAGTATGTAATCAAAAAATTATGTTCGAATTAATGTAAACCCTTAATTACTTTTTATTTAGATTATTAATACAGTGTATTCCTTATTCCGCAATCGGGCTTTTGTCTGGAATAACGAAAAAAGCCTAATTTCTCAATATTAATACTGAGAAATTAGGCTTTTAAAAATTAAAAAGATGGCGGAGTTACTCCAAATGTAACAGTTACATTGTTTAAAGAAGTGTTTTTCCATTTATGTTTTGCGTAGAGCAAGATTTTAACACTATCACCTGGATTAAGGAGTAAAACCTCATCATTTAGAGATAGCTTTACTTGCCCTTCCATAATAAATGCTATTTCTTCTCTTTTATGTGCCACAGGCTCTATAGATGAAGCCGTTTGAGGTAACAGGTTCATTAGAACCAATTCCAGTGATCCATCTAAATTAGGAGATAATAACTCATATAAAACGTTACCGCTTTCAGGGAAAGTTATCTTTTTTCTTTGATTAGTCCTTGTACTGTAACAAGATCTGAAAGTCTAAACTTTTGCTAATTTTTTTCATTTTATGTTGATGGGCATAGAAAGGATTAAATATAAAATAAGATTGACATAGAAAGATTACAAGTGTAATATTCAGTTACGGATTACAAATGTAATCCGAGGGAGGTGTAATTTAAACTAATGAAAGAATTACCTGAAATTTCAGAAGCTGAATTAGAAGTCATGAAAGTATTGTGGTCAAAATCTCCACAAACGGCAAATGAAATGATTGAAGCGTTAGAGGTGAAAATGGATTGGAAACCCAAAACGATTCGAACGCTGATTAATCGATTAGTTCACAAAGAAGCAGTGGCTTACTATCAAGATAAAGGGCGTATGTACGCTTATTATCCTTTAGTTTCGCAAGATAGTTATTTACAAGTAGAAACGAAATCTTTACTTAAACGTTTCTATGGCGCAGCATTTAAGCCATTGCTAGTAAATTTCCTGAAAGAAGAAAAGCTGTCTTCAGAAGACATTAACGAACTTAAACGTATCCTGGATGAAAAAACTGAGGAAAATCAGAGGAAGGATAGATCATAATGATAGAAATGTTTATAAATGTCTATCCGCCTCATTTTTTTGATTGGTTGATAGAGACCTCTATTATGGCTAGTATATTAGTGGTCCTAATCTTATGCATCAAGGTCTTGTTTAGAAATAAATTAACTCCACGTTGGCAATACATGCTATGGATGATATTAATTATAAGACTTGTTTTACCTTGGTCGCCAGATAGTTCCTATAGTATTTATTCTGTTCTTACTTACAAGAATGATGATGCATTCATTTCTAGCCGAAACCCTGTAACTAGTATTCTTACAAAAGAACACATGATAGAATTCAAATATACAGAAGATACAAAGCCACTTGCAAAAGAAGTTACAAATACCCCTAGTTCAGCGCTAGCTACTGAGGGAAACAAGGTACAGACATACAATTATGAAAAGCAGGATGACAAGAAGGTTTCATTTTATACAATCATTATCTACATTTGGCTTATGGGCGTTATCCTTCTAAGCGTTGCTACTATAATAATGAACAGGCGTTTATTACTATACATAAAAAAACAACCTGTTATTACAGATGAGAAGATTGTCCAGATTTTTGAAGAATGTAAGAAATCTATGTCTGTACAACGGGATATTCCTCTACTTGTAGCTGGAAAGGTTCCCAGTCCAACAGTGTTCGGATTTATTCGGCCTAAGTTGTTGTTATCAAGTATACATATGAACATATTAGATGAACAACAACTACGCTATATTTTCCATCATGAATTAGCTCACATTAAACGAAGAGATGTTGGTGTGAACTGGCTTATGCATGGCCTACTCATTTTAAATTGGTTTAATCCTATTCTTTGGTATGCCTACTCATGTATGAGGGAAGACCAAGAACTTGCATGTGATGCATTAGCTCTTACATGTATAGATGCAGAGGAACAAATTGCATATGGACATACGATTATTAGTCTTTTGGAACATTACTCAGGTTATTATCATGTACCAAGTATAGCGAATTTTAGTAAAAATAAAAGAGCGTTAAAAAGGAGAATACTAATGATTAAAAAATTCCAAAAAAATTCATATCGTTGGTCTGCGCTAGGGGTTGTCGCAGTTATTGCAGTATCATCTGTGTCCTTATTAAATGCCCGTGCTGATATGCCAACTAACTCTAAGAAACAACAAATAGAAGAGAAAAATAGTATGAAAGAATTAAAAACACAACCCGATAACTCTTTGCAGCAAATAGTTGAAAAAATAATTGGTACAAAAGAACAGGCAGAAGCAGAATTTTTAATTACCGAAGGAGAGTACAATATTTTCCTTACAGAACTTGGAGTGGCGCGAAACCTGTTTACGAAAGAAGAATTTAAACGGTTTATTGAATTAGAAACAGAGTCATATACTTTGAGTAAAAAAATAAGGTTAGTGGGGAATCCTGACAAATTAGACCCAGAGGAACAGAACAAATTTAAGGAAAATGAAAAAGAAATTGAACCATTTAGAAGGAAAATTTATTCGGATTTTAGATTAACTAAAAAGGAAGCACAGAAGTATCTTGATTTTCAAATTAAGACACCACCTGTTGTAGTAAATGGGTTTAAACTAGCTGGTGAAGAAGTTCAAACTTCGTTGTTTCCTGGTAGGAAGAATCCCGTTATTGTTTCTGAATATCACAGAGGAGATTCGTTGTCTTGGTATGTTGTGAATCAATCTGTAGTTAGAGATAAAGAAGAAAATCCATTTTACGGGATAATGGAAGATAGTGAAAAGATAACAAATTATAAATTAGAAAGTGCAAACATTACTTTTGCAGAATCGTCTGAAAGTAATACGAAGTATATGGAAGGAATTGTTCCTGTAAAAGGAAAGAATAGCGCTTATCAAGTCATATTACTTGCAAATGATGTCAGTAAAGAAGAATTAGAGAAAGTTATGCTGTCCTATATAAAATAAAAAATAGAGTCTAAGGATCCTGTTCCTGAGGCTCTATTTTTTATTTTAAACGAAACCTTTAAGTGAAAAGAGAAATTAGTAGAGTTTATATACTGAAAAAATAAGATGAAATTTAGGCTTGTCTTCGAATTTCATAGCATGATACCTCTTTATAAAATTTATTGAAACAACCCATATACCATAAAACATTATACAATAGCATAAAAACAAGGTTAACATATCCCGTTCACCATCAGATCAAGAAATTAGTTGGTCTTCAAAACGGAAAAATGAACTGAATTGTCATAAATAACTGTAAAATATTCGTTTTAGGGAGGAATGTGTTTCTTAACTTGATGGGCATGGGGTAGCGTCAGACAAAGTCGGATTTAAGTTCACCCACACTAGATGTGAAAGAACCCAATAAAAAAGCAATGACCCTTTTTTATTGTTATGATGTAATCACTACAAAAACATAATAACCAACCAAAAGATCATTGCAATGGATAACATTATTTGCTTACAACTAAAGGTTTATAAACTTTCTTGTCAAACAAATACATAATATGGCTAAGTACCAAGAAAAATACTATAAGGCCACCGATGTAGACAAGGGATTTTGCTCCTATTCTGTCATAGTCAAAGAAAAAGTAAGCATAATGTACTGGCTTCCCATCAATTGGCGATATATTGTACACATATCCCATTAGACCTGCGATAGTAGCAAATGCCACATATGAGAGCGGGTATATCAAAACATAATATACATCTCGGTATTTTAAATGATTAGATTCGGTAAATAGAAAATAATCCACAAGGCAAAGAATAGGTGTAATCAAATGTACTGCAAGATTATCAAATTTCCAAAGATAAAAACTTCCACCCATTGTAAAGGTAGTAGGAGCAAGCAACACCCAATAAACGATAAGTGTTAAAAGTAAATCAATTACACATATCATTTCAAAGCGTGGAAAATAGCCAGCACTTCCCGTCTTACCATCATTTATCAATCCCTTAACTGTACGTATAGTAAGTATACTAAACAAGATCAGTGCTAAAAAATTACTTTGGATAGTATAGTACATAAATATCTTAAAATTCATTTCGCCCGATTGGATGCCCATACGTGATAATAGACCATATAATGCAAAAATAAGGCTACCAATTCTAAATAATACTGCTATAACTCTATTACGTATCATACGATTCCTCCTAATTTATATTAATATCATTTCATTCAAGCATATATTCACCCATCATTTCATCTTAAATTTTCACATAAAACGTTATTTTAGCGTTTTAGCGAATCTTTGTCAAAAATTTACTCTTACCTTCATTTGGATTTACAGATTGATTGTTACTATTCAGCCTTAATGATTAAATAAAAACAATAAATAGACCAGTCTATAGTTGGACTGGTCTACCTGTAAATACCTTTTCTATTGATTCTAGAACAGAGAGTTGTTTCCTTTTCTTTTACAAGTCTCAACAAAGCTCATAACCGTGCAATACAATTCATTTCCGCTTTGTTTTCTAAAGCAACCTGATACCTTCTGTTTCATCTTGTATTTTCGTAAATCTCGCTCGGAAAGATTATTGTTATATGCTACCTTGAAATCCCTTAAAAATAGCAAATGATTCGATTTATACTTCGTTAATCTGTTCAGGAGAGTCTTTTCGGATTCCTTGGCATATTTCCCTTTAGTTTGGATATTTTCTTCATACCCAACTAAGCAGATTATCATATCTGGTTTCGTATGCTATAATTTCTTCCTCAGGGTAGCAGGTCGTTGCAAGAGTAAGTGAATGCTAGTGAAATATATAATGGTTGAATGCAGAAATAGGAGAATAAATGGTTCACATAACGACTTTGTACTTAGATCGTCATTAAATTAGAGTTAAATCATTTTTTGAGGTATTTTTATTAAAAAGGTATTTTATTTGTTTGAAAGGAGTTAGAAAAGTGAAAAAAAAACATCAAGAACAACCAACCTCATGGCGGCCTAGAGGTATTATTCAATGGTTACTGACAATCCTTGCAGTAATTTTATTTCCTATTATCAGCATTATGACATACTATATTTGGAATCCAGTTGGTTTTCCTAATATAATGAGTGCCCTTGGAGCGGGTGCATTGATAATACCTACGTTGCTATTAGGTATAACTGTTGTGATAATCATTTTATTAGCATTAGCTGTCTGGAGGAAAGCTTTACTAGCTCGTGCAATTTTGATCCCTTTAGTTTTATTATTAAGTTTTCTAACTGTCGAACCAATCATTAAAATGTTAAACTATGCAAAAAACGAGAATGTTTCCGTTTCACTTAGTTCTCATTTTTTTGGTAAGACAGAAATCACATCAAAATTCACACAGGACGTCGTATACGAAACAACACCTGATGGCGTGGAATTAAAGCTTGATGTATGGCGAGCCCATGGAGACTCAAAACAATCACTACATCCCGCTATTGTAAAAGTGCATGGAGGTGGATGGGTTGAGGGTGATAAAGAAATGGCCCCTCACTGGAGTCAATGGTTAAGTGAATTAGGATATACTGTGTTTGCTATACAATATCGTATGCCACCTCATGCAGGATGGAAAGATGAAGTAGCTGATGTAAAATCAGCAATAGGATGGGTAACAGAACATGCGGATGCTTACAATATTGATCCTGAAAAAATAAACGTAATGGGACAGTCAGCAGGTGGAAATCTAGCTATGCTAGCCGCATATAGTATGGGAGATACAAAGTTACCTCCTTCAACAAATGTACCGTCAGTAACTATTAACTCTGTGATTAATATATACGGTCTGTCTGATATGGAGGGAATTTATAAGAATAGTCCAAGTCCTGATTATATGCAAGATGTAATGAAAAAATATATTGGGGGTACACCTTCACAATTCCCTGATCGTTATAAAATACTTTCTCCGATCAGTTACATTCAGGAAAAAACACCTCCAACTATTACACTTTTAGGAACAAGTGACCGAATTGTACCAGAAGAACAGGCTGAAATTTTGGATAGAAAACTAAAAGAAAATAACGTTTCTCATGAACTTTATCTTCTTCCAAGAGCTGACCATGTTTTTGATGGAGCACCAGATAGCTTGAGTACTCAGTTTGCTTATGAAAAAGTAAAAGCCTTTCTTCAAAAGTATAATAAATAAACATGGGGAAGAATAATCCGGGAAGCTTTATTTACATCATTGTAAAAATTTAAACAAGCATTTTGATGAGTTTTTTCAAAATGCTTGTTTTTTAGTATAAATCCAGTATTTATAGTTTTGGAATTTGATTTACACTTCCCAGTGTAGGTGCTCCTTCTAGGCCTAATATGGTGTTAGTGGGGAGCGCCACATCGCTATCAAGCTAAGCCCGTGTAACGTCAATGATAAGCAAGCTTGTTTCTTTTTTCGAAAGTCTATACGTAGATGCTTTAAAGATTTGCATACGAAATAAACCCTATCGGGTTTCCTTTTTTGAATTAAGCTGCGTGGTTATCAGACATGGTACAATTATAAACGACATCTAATATATCAAAGACTGTTTTCTTCTTATACCTATGGGATTTTCGCCCGTTTTGCTGTAGGACGTTGAACAGGCGAATGAGAATCTTTGATAGTTCTTGGGTGTCTTTCTGTATGACTTGATAAATAAGAAGAAAGTAATCTTTAATCATATATATGGCCTTATATTCACTCAGTTCTCGTTTCTTTTTCATAAGAAGTAATTGACGCATTTGAAACATAGTAGAAGAACAGAGTAGAATGGCGATCAGTTGCCCATACAAATGGCATTCCAATCTTTCTCGTTTTATCTTTTTACAATGATGAATATGAAAGAA
This DNA window, taken from Bacillus paramycoides, encodes the following:
- the mgtE gene encoding magnesium transporter, which encodes MKKLLKELLITQNNLDAEKVLRLPSYDIAQEVKQFSIEDQVILLNTIPVLKSSKILQYMSVEEKYNILIHLSENKAKKLLNLQPIDELVDILLAVHPEKQAKLMAYLDKITKHNVKKLMTFKPETAGSLVTSDFVAVRGNWSVKMTLKYIRDHSKNVESISYSYVLDNHGYLKGIVSIHELLLAPDEEILSTIMIQEVISVHAEIDQQEVVKKLLNYNLAAIPVTTANNKMIGIITFDDVMNVMEAEATEDIQKLGGSEPLNQSYFEASIWSIFLKRLPWLLLLFVAEAYTGTVLKYFEDEIETVVALAFFVPLLVGTGGNTGTQVVATITRAIGIGEVKFKDIFRVMKKEFAIGMLLGLALAVAGLTRAYMLGVGTEVAQVVAITLLFIVIWASLVAAVLPLILRKLKLDPAVVSGPFITTFVDGTGLVIYFMVAKTLLNL
- a CDS encoding phosphodiester glycosidase family protein → MKHLRKIFKRILLLFSIFMLIGIGILFGTSYGRELRITIAGSILTSQHPQYAKYTFLSQKELDKLQDRINHPKWSNSDEHIYKKIAGKRLEELKNQPLEIDVETIKSNKDSRFLFEGRLVTISNPFNVKLVSHQGTQGANRGEKISVMAKRNHALVAVNASGFADETGRGGGNVATGIVIENGKAIDTNIDKNTPTIISGLTKFGQMITGNYSTQQLLDKQVVSAAGFMPQLIVNGEKMITEGDGGWGSAPRSIMAQKEDGTIMFLVIDGRQTHSIGATLKECQDILYEKGAVNAMAMDGGSSATLYLEGKVINSPSTLSHEDRYLPNAWVVTANSKQKIQMTIDGEKVNPKTLDNIGTNI
- a CDS encoding S-layer homology domain-containing protein, translating into MKHKLIATSILAGAILSYSSNTLADTHKFPDVPNWAEQSVNYLVDKQVLIGYPDGTFGSHDSLDRASATKIMTKVLGIQIDFNAKPSFTDSQNHWATPYIAAAEKAGIVKGEGNGIFNPSGKVTRAAMATMLVNAYNLKSTTDHNNQSIFRDLKGHWGEKYANILIDLKISNGTDNGWQPNRFITRAEAAQLTAKTDMLQLNQKDVLEEKEIITATSYEDLNLTVASKITAQEIDSFIAKYHSDSPLVGHGQDFINAQNKYGVNAHYLAAHAILESGYGKSEIAYQKHNLFGLRAYDGDPFKYAKYLPTYGDSIAYNANYVRERYLEESGMYYNGPTLAGMNVKYASDKGWAKKIAGIMERIKPFHAEDYTYAKKIAKNPETLDVDALSNEIPYKMYADGSSSNVVSPADYYQVPYPFNLKIKSRSDVAVEENKVGTLTSGTNIFIYREDPNGWVEFSFEANGKKYWTLKSELSM
- a CDS encoding BlaI/MecI/CopY family transcriptional regulator: MKELPEISEAELEVMKVLWSKSPQTANEMIEALEVKMDWKPKTIRTLINRLVHKEAVAYYQDKGRMYAYYPLVSQDSYLQVETKSLLKRFYGAAFKPLLVNFLKEEKLSSEDINELKRILDEKTEENQRKDRS
- a CDS encoding M56 family metallopeptidase, with the translated sequence MIEMFINVYPPHFFDWLIETSIMASILVVLILCIKVLFRNKLTPRWQYMLWMILIIRLVLPWSPDSSYSIYSVLTYKNDDAFISSRNPVTSILTKEHMIEFKYTEDTKPLAKEVTNTPSSALATEGNKVQTYNYEKQDDKKVSFYTIIIYIWLMGVILLSVATIIMNRRLLLYIKKQPVITDEKIVQIFEECKKSMSVQRDIPLLVAGKVPSPTVFGFIRPKLLLSSIHMNILDEQQLRYIFHHELAHIKRRDVGVNWLMHGLLILNWFNPILWYAYSCMREDQELACDALALTCIDAEEQIAYGHTIISLLEHYSGYYHVPSIANFSKNKRALKRRILMIKKFQKNSYRWSALGVVAVIAVSSVSLLNARADMPTNSKKQQIEEKNSMKELKTQPDNSLQQIVEKIIGTKEQAEAEFLITEGEYNIFLTELGVARNLFTKEEFKRFIELETESYTLSKKIRLVGNPDKLDPEEQNKFKENEKEIEPFRRKIYSDFRLTKKEAQKYLDFQIKTPPVVVNGFKLAGEEVQTSLFPGRKNPVIVSEYHRGDSLSWYVVNQSVVRDKEENPFYGIMEDSEKITNYKLESANITFAESSESNTKYMEGIVPVKGKNSAYQVILLANDVSKEELEKVMLSYIK
- a CDS encoding Pr6Pr family membrane protein, with protein sequence MIRNRVIAVLFRIGSLIFALYGLLSRMGIQSGEMNFKIFMYYTIQSNFLALILFSILTIRTVKGLINDGKTGSAGYFPRFEMICVIDLLLTLIVYWVLLAPTTFTMGGSFYLWKFDNLAVHLITPILCLVDYFLFTESNHLKYRDVYYVLIYPLSYVAFATIAGLMGYVYNISPIDGKPVHYAYFFFDYDRIGAKSLVYIGGLIVFFLVLSHIMYLFDKKVYKPLVVSK
- a CDS encoding IS66 family transposase; this encodes MIICLVGYEENIQTKGKYAKESEKTLLNRLTKYKSNHLLFLRDFKVAYNNNLSERDLRKYKMKQKVSGCFRKQSGNELYCTVMSFVETCKRKGNNSLF
- a CDS encoding alpha/beta hydrolase; the encoded protein is MKKKHQEQPTSWRPRGIIQWLLTILAVILFPIISIMTYYIWNPVGFPNIMSALGAGALIIPTLLLGITVVIIILLALAVWRKALLARAILIPLVLLLSFLTVEPIIKMLNYAKNENVSVSLSSHFFGKTEITSKFTQDVVYETTPDGVELKLDVWRAHGDSKQSLHPAIVKVHGGGWVEGDKEMAPHWSQWLSELGYTVFAIQYRMPPHAGWKDEVADVKSAIGWVTEHADAYNIDPEKINVMGQSAGGNLAMLAAYSMGDTKLPPSTNVPSVTINSVINIYGLSDMEGIYKNSPSPDYMQDVMKKYIGGTPSQFPDRYKILSPISYIQEKTPPTITLLGTSDRIVPEEQAEILDRKLKENNVSHELYLLPRADHVFDGAPDSLSTQFAYEKVKAFLQKYNK